The Puntigrus tetrazona isolate hp1 chromosome 4, ASM1883169v1, whole genome shotgun sequence genome includes a window with the following:
- the LOC122342759 gene encoding F-box/LRR-repeat protein 14, giving the protein METHISCLFPEILAMIFSYLDVRDQGRVAQVCTAWRDASYHKSVWRGVEAKLHLRRANPSLFPSLQARGIRRVQILSLRRSLSYVIQGMPNIESLNLSGCYNLTDNGLGHAFVQEIPSLRVLNLSLCKQITDSSLGRIAQYLKNLEVLELGGCSNITNTGLLLIAWGLHRLKSLNLRSCRHVSDVGIGHLAGMTRSAAEGCLSLEYLTLQDCQKLTDLSLKHISKGLTKLKVLNLSFCGGISDAGMIHLSHMASLWSLNLRSCDNISDTGIMHLAMGTLRLSGLDVSFCDKIGDQSLAYIAQGLYQLKSLSLCSCHISDDGINRMVRQMHELKTLNIGQCVRITDKGLELIADHLTQLTGIDLYGCTKITKRGLERITQLPCLKVLNLGLWQMTESEKVR; this is encoded by the coding sequence ATGGAGACGCACATCTCGTGTCTCTTCCCGGAGATTTTAGCCATGATTTTCAGCTACTTGGACGTGAGGGACCAAGGCAGAGTGGCCCAGGTCTGCACGGCGTGGAGGGACGCATCCTACCACAAGTCCGTGTGGAGGGGGGTGGAAGCCAAGCTGCATTTGAGGCGAGCGAATCCGTCCCTGTTCCCCAGCCTCCAGGCGCGGGGCATCCGGCGCGTTCAGATCCTCAGCCTGCGGCGCAGCCTCAGCTACGTGATCCAGGGGATGCCCAACATCGAGAGCTTGAATCTGAGCGGCTGCTATAACTTAACGGATAACGGCCTGGGGCACGCGTTCGTGCAGGAGATCCCTTCCCTGAGGGTGCTCAATCTGAGCCTTTGCAAGCAGATCACGGACTCCAGTTTGGGCAGAATAGCGCAGTATCTGAAAAACTTGGAGGTGCTGGAGCTGGGCGGCTGCAGTAACATCACGAACACGGGCTTGTTGCTCATCGCGTGGGGTTTGCACAGACTCAAAAGTCTCAACCTGAGGAGCTGCCGGCATGTGTCGGACGTGGGCATAGGGCACTTGGCTGGCATGACCCGGAGCGCGGCGGAGGGCTGCCTCAGCCTGGAATACCTGACCTTGCAGGATTGCCAGAAGTTGACGGACTTGTCTCTCAAGCACATCTCGAAAGGCCTGACCAAGCTCAAAGTGCTCAACCTGAGTTTCTGCGGGGGCATCTCGGACGCCGGCATGATCCACCTCTCTCACATGGCGAGCCTGTGGAGCCTTAATCTGCGTTCGTGCGACAACATCAGCGACACGGGCATCATGCACCTCGCCATGGGCACGTTGAGACTCTCCGGACTCGACGTGTCGTTTTGCGACAAGATAGGCGACCAGAGCCTGGCTTACATCGCGCAGGGCCTGTACCAGCTCAAGTCGCTGTCGCTGTGCTCGTGCCACATCAGCGACGACGGCATCAACAGGATGGTGCGCCAAATGCACGAGTTGAAGACGCTTAACATCGGCCAGTGCGTGCGGATTACAGACAAAGGACTGGAGCTGATCGCGGACCACTTGACGCAACTGACCGGCATCGATCTGTATGGATGTACGAAAATCACTAAGAGGGGACTGGAGAGGATCACGCAGCTCCCCTGCCTTAAAGTTTTGAACCTGGGCCTTTGGCAGATGACTGAAAGTGAGAAAGTGAGGTGA
- the LOC122342760 gene encoding protein Wnt-5b isoform X2, translating to MDVRMNQGHLLLAVTLIVCNSQLLVVANSWWSLAMNPIQRPEMYIIGAQPLCSQLMGLSQGQRKLCQLYQDHMVYIGEGAKTGIKECQYQFRQRRWNCSTVDNTSVFGPVMQIGSRETAFTYAISAAGVVNAVSRACREGELSTCGCSRAARPGPPRDWLWGGCGDNVNYGYRFAREFVDAREREKNYPRGSVENARTLMNLQNNEAGRMAVYNLANVACKCHGVSGSCSLKTCWLQLADFRRVGEFLKEKYDSAAAMRINRRGKLEQVNHRFNPPTSEDLVYIDPSPDYCLRNETTGSLGTQGRLCNKTSEGMDGCELMCCGRGYDQFKTYKHERCHCKFHWCCYVKCKRCTSLVDQFVCK from the exons ATGGATGTGAGAATGAACCAAGGACACCTACTTTTGGCAGTGACTCTCATCGTCTGCAACTCACAGCTGCTGGTGGTCGCCAACTCATGGTG GTCATTAGCTATGAACCCCATCCAAAGACCGGAGATGTACATCATTGGAGCACAGCCTCTGTGCAGCCAGCTGATGGGCCTGTCTCAGGGTCAGAGGAAGCTCTGCCAGCTCTATCAGGACCATATGGTTTATATCGGAGAGGGGGCAAAGACGGGCATCAAGGAGTGTCAGTATCAGTTCAGGCAAAGGAGATGGAACTGTAGCACGGTGGACAACACATCCGTGTTCGGCCCCGTCATGCAGATAG GCAGCAGAGAAACAGCTTTTACTTACGCCATCAGCGCAGCGGGCGTCGTGAATGCGGTGAGTCGGGCGTGCCGTGAGGGCGAGCTCTCCACCTGCGGCTGCAGTCGAGCGGCTCGCCCAGGACCTCCGAGAGACTGGCTGTGGGGCGGCTGCGGGGACAACGTCAACTACGGCTACCGCTTCGCCCGGGAGTTCGTGGATGCCCGCGAGCGCGAGAAAAACTACCCGCGTGGGTCTGTCGAAAACGCACGCACGCTTATGAACCTACAGAACAACGAGGCCGGGAGAATG GCAGTGTACAATCTGGCCAACGTCGCGTGCAAGTGTCACGGGGTCTCCGGCTCGTGCAGCCTGAAAACCTGCTGGCTTCAGCTGGCCGACTTCCGGCGTGTGGGAGAGTTCCTGAAGGAGAAGTACGACAGCGCCGCCGCCATGCGCATCAACCGACGAGGCAAGCTGGAGCAGGTCAACCACCGCTTCAACCCCCCGACCAGCGAGGACCTGGTCTACATCGACCCCAGCCCGGACTACTGCCTGCGTAACGAGACCACGGGCTCTCTGGGCACCCAGGGCCGCCTTTGCAACAAGACCTCGGAGGGCATGGACGGCTGCGAGCTCATGTGCTGCGGTCGCGGTTACGACCAGTTCAAGACCTACAAACACGAGCGCTGCCACTGCAAGTTCCACTGGTGCTGCTACGTCAAGTGCAAGCGCTGCACGTCGCTCGTAGACCAGTTCGTGTGCAAGTAG
- the LOC122342760 gene encoding protein Wnt-5b isoform X1, whose product MFPQRRLFAFPFLGRGRMDVRMNQGHLLLAVTLIVCNSQLLVVANSWWSLAMNPIQRPEMYIIGAQPLCSQLMGLSQGQRKLCQLYQDHMVYIGEGAKTGIKECQYQFRQRRWNCSTVDNTSVFGPVMQIGSRETAFTYAISAAGVVNAVSRACREGELSTCGCSRAARPGPPRDWLWGGCGDNVNYGYRFAREFVDAREREKNYPRGSVENARTLMNLQNNEAGRMAVYNLANVACKCHGVSGSCSLKTCWLQLADFRRVGEFLKEKYDSAAAMRINRRGKLEQVNHRFNPPTSEDLVYIDPSPDYCLRNETTGSLGTQGRLCNKTSEGMDGCELMCCGRGYDQFKTYKHERCHCKFHWCCYVKCKRCTSLVDQFVCK is encoded by the exons ATGTTTCCCCAGAGGAGGCTCTTCGCGTTTCCATTTCTTGGACGAGGAAGGATGGATGTGAGAATGAACCAAGGACACCTACTTTTGGCAGTGACTCTCATCGTCTGCAACTCACAGCTGCTGGTGGTCGCCAACTCATGGTG GTCATTAGCTATGAACCCCATCCAAAGACCGGAGATGTACATCATTGGAGCACAGCCTCTGTGCAGCCAGCTGATGGGCCTGTCTCAGGGTCAGAGGAAGCTCTGCCAGCTCTATCAGGACCATATGGTTTATATCGGAGAGGGGGCAAAGACGGGCATCAAGGAGTGTCAGTATCAGTTCAGGCAAAGGAGATGGAACTGTAGCACGGTGGACAACACATCCGTGTTCGGCCCCGTCATGCAGATAG GCAGCAGAGAAACAGCTTTTACTTACGCCATCAGCGCAGCGGGCGTCGTGAATGCGGTGAGTCGGGCGTGCCGTGAGGGCGAGCTCTCCACCTGCGGCTGCAGTCGAGCGGCTCGCCCAGGACCTCCGAGAGACTGGCTGTGGGGCGGCTGCGGGGACAACGTCAACTACGGCTACCGCTTCGCCCGGGAGTTCGTGGATGCCCGCGAGCGCGAGAAAAACTACCCGCGTGGGTCTGTCGAAAACGCACGCACGCTTATGAACCTACAGAACAACGAGGCCGGGAGAATG GCAGTGTACAATCTGGCCAACGTCGCGTGCAAGTGTCACGGGGTCTCCGGCTCGTGCAGCCTGAAAACCTGCTGGCTTCAGCTGGCCGACTTCCGGCGTGTGGGAGAGTTCCTGAAGGAGAAGTACGACAGCGCCGCCGCCATGCGCATCAACCGACGAGGCAAGCTGGAGCAGGTCAACCACCGCTTCAACCCCCCGACCAGCGAGGACCTGGTCTACATCGACCCCAGCCCGGACTACTGCCTGCGTAACGAGACCACGGGCTCTCTGGGCACCCAGGGCCGCCTTTGCAACAAGACCTCGGAGGGCATGGACGGCTGCGAGCTCATGTGCTGCGGTCGCGGTTACGACCAGTTCAAGACCTACAAACACGAGCGCTGCCACTGCAAGTTCCACTGGTGCTGCTACGTCAAGTGCAAGCGCTGCACGTCGCTCGTAGACCAGTTCGTGTGCAAGTAG